In a genomic window of Streptomyces sp. NBC_01231:
- a CDS encoding beta-N-acetylglucosaminidase domain-containing protein, producing the protein MLPPSRVRRTVVALLLAIGLAVPAGHASAEPRQSVPQVWPTPQSMRTGPGRITVPDRVVEVVGHGTDPSARRVVETALRAAGADRITTVDAGDRPPAAGLTVYLGGPDENTATGTALKRLGATPPTGLASGGYVLSSGRSNGRALLALSGVDTTGTFYAAQTLRQLLGSARVLPEVTVRDWPTAALRGVIEGFYGTPWTQSERLNQLDFYGRTKQNVYVYSPKDDEYLRARWRDAYPAAELGRLKELVDRAAANHVRFTYALSPGLSVCYSSDADIKALTDKFDSLYAIGVRSFAIPLDDISYTKWNCDADEKEFGTGGGAAGAAQAHLLNRVWQEFSGEHPDLEPLEMVPTEYSDLADSPYKKALRDKLDPSVVVEWTGVGVIAPTITADQVTQARQVYGHPILVWDNYPVNDYVTSRLLLGPYTGREPGVASAATGVTANPMVQGEASRIALFTSAAYLWNPHAYDPRAAFLASARDLAGPEAARWLRVFAENNYSSQLDTTESPTLARLIADFRTAYEQDKGLDRAAARLTSYFTDMAATPAELRAHLDNPGFLDETSAWLDKLGRYGTAGRTAVDLLLANKRGDTDAVTTYWNELRTERKKLDAIPQQVSPGVMDQFLYTTMLENAPDPGVDASFAPSSLSLKPGASETVTLALSDKRSTSAKTVTWKLDVPDGVTASPAEGTATVPAGGSASVAVTLTAVAQGVHSVVVSGTGLLDCAIPIQVTDGAGSSRALTADFSGASVSSVDLASGTSTNITVGNNPGEVVVSSDGRTAYAANQGSNTVSVIDVASGRVTATVAVGHVPAGLALTPDGDTLWVANYTDGTVQPVDTGTLKAGTPVTVGSGPENMAITPDGTTLYVANIHDNTVTPVDLTTGTAKDPVPVGPSPFNVVAAPDGKTVYVSNSGGSTVTPIDTATNDTEPTLLVSGQAYGLALSPDGRTLWISPSNGDSVTPVDTVTGAPGPSIEVGRSAFDVGLDWNGATAYVTTADGNTLVPVDTAKGTTGAPLTTGAYPLAVALTPVPVE; encoded by the coding sequence GTGCTTCCACCCTCACGCGTCAGACGTACCGTCGTCGCCCTGCTGCTGGCCATCGGTCTCGCGGTCCCCGCGGGACACGCCTCGGCGGAACCCCGGCAGAGCGTGCCGCAGGTGTGGCCGACACCCCAGAGCATGCGCACGGGACCGGGTCGGATCACCGTCCCCGACCGGGTGGTGGAGGTCGTCGGCCACGGCACCGACCCCTCGGCCCGGCGGGTCGTCGAGACCGCCCTGCGCGCCGCCGGAGCCGACCGGATCACCACCGTCGACGCCGGTGACCGGCCACCCGCGGCCGGACTCACCGTCTATCTCGGCGGCCCCGACGAGAACACCGCGACGGGCACGGCACTGAAACGGCTGGGCGCCACCCCGCCGACCGGCCTGGCCTCCGGCGGCTACGTCCTGTCCTCCGGACGGAGCAACGGGCGGGCGCTCCTCGCCCTCTCCGGCGTGGACACCACGGGCACCTTCTACGCGGCCCAGACCCTGCGCCAACTCCTCGGATCCGCACGGGTGTTGCCCGAGGTGACCGTCCGCGACTGGCCCACCGCCGCGCTCCGCGGAGTGATCGAGGGTTTCTACGGCACTCCGTGGACCCAGTCCGAGCGCCTGAACCAGCTGGACTTCTACGGCCGTACAAAACAGAACGTCTACGTCTACTCCCCCAAGGACGACGAGTACCTGCGCGCCCGCTGGCGCGACGCCTATCCGGCCGCCGAACTGGGCCGGTTGAAGGAACTCGTCGACCGGGCCGCCGCCAACCACGTCCGCTTCACCTACGCCCTCTCCCCCGGTCTGTCCGTCTGCTACTCCTCCGACGCCGACATCAAGGCCCTGACGGACAAGTTCGACTCGCTCTACGCCATCGGCGTCCGCTCCTTCGCGATCCCGCTGGACGACATCAGCTACACCAAGTGGAACTGCGACGCCGACGAGAAGGAGTTCGGCACCGGGGGCGGGGCGGCGGGTGCCGCGCAGGCGCATCTCCTCAACCGGGTCTGGCAGGAGTTCTCCGGTGAACACCCGGACCTGGAACCGCTGGAGATGGTCCCCACCGAGTACTCCGACCTCGCCGACTCCCCGTACAAGAAGGCGCTGCGGGACAAGCTCGACCCGTCCGTGGTCGTGGAGTGGACCGGCGTCGGCGTCATCGCGCCGACCATCACCGCGGACCAGGTCACGCAGGCCCGCCAGGTGTACGGCCATCCGATCCTGGTCTGGGACAACTACCCGGTGAACGACTACGTCACCAGCCGGCTGCTGCTCGGCCCCTACACGGGCCGGGAGCCGGGAGTCGCCAGCGCCGCGACCGGGGTGACCGCGAACCCCATGGTCCAGGGCGAGGCGAGCCGGATCGCCCTGTTCACCTCCGCCGCCTACCTGTGGAACCCGCACGCCTACGACCCCCGGGCCGCCTTCCTCGCCTCCGCCCGCGACCTCGCCGGTCCCGAAGCGGCGCGATGGCTGCGCGTCTTCGCCGAGAACAACTACTCCTCCCAGCTCGACACGACGGAGTCCCCCACCCTCGCCCGGCTCATCGCGGACTTCCGCACGGCCTACGAGCAGGACAAGGGGCTCGACCGCGCGGCCGCCCGGCTGACGTCGTACTTCACCGACATGGCCGCGACTCCGGCCGAACTGCGCGCCCACCTCGACAACCCCGGCTTCCTCGACGAGACCTCCGCGTGGCTCGACAAACTCGGCCGCTACGGCACCGCGGGGCGCACGGCGGTGGACCTGCTCCTCGCCAACAAGCGGGGCGACACGGACGCCGTCACCACGTACTGGAACGAGCTCAGGACCGAGCGCAAGAAGCTCGACGCGATTCCGCAGCAGGTCTCCCCTGGCGTCATGGACCAGTTCCTCTACACGACGATGCTGGAGAACGCGCCCGACCCCGGCGTCGACGCCTCCTTCGCCCCCTCCTCCCTCTCCCTGAAGCCCGGAGCCTCCGAGACGGTGACCCTCGCCCTGTCCGACAAGCGGTCCACATCCGCGAAGACCGTCACCTGGAAGCTCGACGTACCCGACGGCGTCACCGCCTCGCCCGCCGAGGGCACCGCGACCGTCCCGGCCGGGGGGAGCGCCTCGGTCGCCGTCACTCTGACCGCCGTCGCGCAAGGGGTCCACTCCGTCGTCGTGTCGGGCACGGGACTCCTCGACTGCGCGATCCCGATCCAGGTCACCGACGGCGCGGGCTCGTCCCGCGCGCTGACCGCCGACTTCAGCGGGGCGTCGGTCAGTTCGGTCGACCTGGCCTCCGGCACGAGCACGAACATCACCGTCGGCAACAACCCCGGCGAGGTGGTCGTGAGCTCCGACGGTCGCACCGCCTACGCCGCCAACCAGGGCTCGAACACGGTCAGCGTGATCGACGTGGCGAGCGGCAGGGTCACCGCCACGGTCGCCGTGGGCCACGTCCCGGCCGGCCTCGCCCTCACCCCCGACGGCGACACCCTCTGGGTCGCCAACTACACGGACGGCACGGTCCAGCCCGTGGACACCGGCACCCTGAAGGCGGGCACTCCCGTCACGGTCGGCTCCGGACCGGAGAACATGGCGATCACGCCCGACGGCACGACCCTCTACGTGGCGAACATCCACGACAACACCGTGACCCCGGTGGACCTCACCACCGGCACGGCGAAGGACCCGGTCCCGGTGGGCCCCAGCCCCTTCAACGTGGTGGCCGCGCCCGACGGGAAGACGGTCTACGTGTCCAACTCCGGCGGCTCGACGGTCACTCCCATCGACACCGCCACCAACGACACCGAGCCGACGCTCCTGGTCTCGGGCCAGGCCTACGGCCTCGCCCTCTCACCCGACGGCCGCACCCTCTGGATCAGCCCCAGCAACGGCGACTCGGTCACCCCGGTCGACACGGTCACCGGCGCACCCGGCCCGAGCATCGAGGTCGGCAGGTCGGCCTTCGACGTCGGCCTCGACTGGAACGGCGCCACGGCGTACGTGACCACCGCCGACGGCAACACCCTGGTACCGGTCGACACCGCGAAGGGCACCACGGGCGCGCCTCTGACGACCGGGGCGTATCCGCTCGCCGTCGCGCTGACACCCGTACCGGTCGAGTAG
- a CDS encoding class I SAM-dependent methyltransferase has protein sequence MPEPAPPSRADQVSALRPGYAADLAEGLDRFFEPPRTTCPWCGSARLETRLRTTDLLQHKPGRFVLDRCQDCRHTFQNPRLSEAGLEFYYRDFYDGLGEKQLGNTFAGRTRMYEERAESLLPFAAAPKNWLDVGTGHGHFCEAARTVYADTTFDGLDFTDGAELAERAGRVERGYRGSFPELAPDLSGHYDVVSMFHYLEHSTRPDLELRAAHRAIRPGGHLLIEVPDPDSRYARLLGRWWLPWLQPQHLHFVPVGNLRARLTDLGFTVVAEQHAEPHDPVDLLAAVWLALDTAAPRDDLPWLPGPPTALRRVLRAAVLIAGIPAFLLGTALDRLVVKRLSHRLGLSNAYRLVARRD, from the coding sequence ATGCCGGAACCGGCTCCGCCGAGCCGCGCCGACCAGGTCTCCGCCCTGCGGCCCGGGTACGCGGCCGATCTGGCCGAGGGCCTGGACCGCTTCTTCGAGCCCCCGCGCACCACCTGTCCCTGGTGCGGCTCGGCGCGTCTCGAGACCAGGCTGCGCACCACCGACCTCCTCCAGCACAAGCCGGGCCGCTTCGTCCTGGACCGCTGCCAGGACTGCCGGCACACCTTCCAGAACCCCCGACTGAGCGAGGCGGGGCTGGAGTTCTACTACCGGGACTTCTACGACGGTCTGGGCGAGAAGCAGCTCGGCAACACCTTCGCGGGCCGCACTCGTATGTACGAGGAGCGCGCCGAGTCCCTGCTCCCCTTCGCCGCGGCCCCGAAGAACTGGCTGGACGTCGGTACCGGACACGGCCACTTCTGCGAGGCGGCCCGCACGGTGTACGCGGACACCACGTTCGACGGCCTCGACTTCACCGACGGCGCCGAACTCGCCGAGCGCGCGGGCCGTGTGGAGCGCGGTTACCGAGGCAGTTTTCCCGAACTCGCCCCGGACCTCTCCGGCCACTACGACGTCGTCAGCATGTTCCACTACCTGGAACACAGCACCCGGCCCGACCTCGAACTGCGGGCCGCGCACCGGGCGATCCGTCCCGGCGGTCACCTGCTGATCGAGGTCCCCGACCCCGACAGCCGCTACGCCCGCCTCCTCGGCCGCTGGTGGCTGCCCTGGCTCCAGCCGCAGCACCTGCACTTCGTCCCCGTCGGGAACCTGCGCGCCCGCCTCACGGACCTCGGCTTCACCGTGGTCGCGGAACAGCACGCCGAACCCCACGACCCGGTCGACCTCCTGGCCGCGGTCTGGCTGGCCCTGGACACGGCGGCGCCCCGTGACGACCTCCCGTGGCTCCCCGGCCCGCCGACCGCCCTGCGCCGCGTCCTGCGCGCCGCCGTCCTGATCGCCGGCATCCCGGCCTTCCTCCTCGGCACGGCCCTGGACCGCCTGGTCGTCAAGCGCCTCTCCCATCGGCTCGGACTCTCCAACGCCTATCGACTGGTCGCCCGCCGGGACTGA